A DNA window from Macaca fascicularis isolate 582-1 chromosome 18, T2T-MFA8v1.1 contains the following coding sequences:
- the LOC107128085 gene encoding large ribosomal subunit protein eL21-like, with product MTNTKGKGRGTRYMFSRPFRKHGVVPLATYMRIYKKGDIVDIKGMGTVQKGMPHKCYHGKTGRVYNVTQHAVGIVVNKQVKGKILAKRINVRIEHIKHSKCRDSFLKRVKENDQKKKEAKEKGTWVQLKRQPAPPREAHFVRTNGKEPELLEPIPYEFMA from the coding sequence ATGACGAACacaaagggaaaggggagaggcaCCCGATATATGTTCTCTaggccttttagaaaacatggagttGTTCCTTTGGCCACGTATATGCGAATCTATAAGAAAGGTGATATCGTAGACATCAAGGGAATGGGTACTGTTCAAAAAGGAATGCCCCACAAGTGTTACCATGGCAAAACTGGGAGAGTCTACAACGTTACCCAGCATGCTGTTGGCATTGTTGTAAACAAACAAGTTAagggcaagattcttgccaagagaattaatgtgCGTATTGAGCATATTAAGCACTCTAAGTGCCGAGATAGCTTCCTGAAACGtgtgaaggaaaatgatcagaaaaagaaagaagccaaagagaaaggtacctgggttcaactgaagcgccagcctgctccacccagagaagcacactttgtgagaaccaatgggaaggagcctgagctgctggaacctattccctatgaattcatggcataa